The following are encoded in a window of Bacteroidota bacterium genomic DNA:
- a CDS encoding CusA/CzcA family heavy metal efflux RND transporter produces the protein MVERIVDWSARHRLFIIAVFLLVSVVGAWAIATTPLDAIPDLSENQVIVFSEYMGRSPQIVEDQVTFPLVTALQGLPSIKAVRATSMFGMSFIYLIFEDNVDPYWARSRVLEKLATVQASLPAGTKTQLGPDGTGVGHVFWYTVEGKGYDLGTLRALQDWFIKPQLQSVEGVAEIASVGGYVREYQINLDPLKMQLYDVTLDDITRAVTRSNNAVGGRIIEVNGRESFVRGQGYFTSASDFRAVNVATRNGVAIPLSNVADITIGAAPRRGSLDKNGTGEVTGGIVVMRTGENAKDVIDRVKSRIAEVAPGLPTGVKIETAYDRSELIEASVATLEHTLIEEAIIVSIIILIFLFHFPSALRIVIEIPVSVLIAFILMRAFGITSNVMSLGGIAIGIGILVDASIVLLENAHRHLSDAQTNKERDGTEYDYRDVVIHSAQQVARPIFFSIIIIVVSFLPVFLLTGQEGKLFHPLAFTKTFSLLGSALVSITLVPVLMTLLMRGKMRPEEKNPVSRLAQKLYLPTLAWALKHKKTAIAVNALALAVAIPIALGLGSEFMPPLDEGSLLFMPLLVPSTSMSQATCILQAQDAIIKSYPEVEQVLGKVGKAETATDPAPQSMIETIILLKPRAQWRPGITKDKIVDDLNRNLRMPGVALGWTQPIINRINMLTTGVRTDLGVKFFGSNLDTLDRLASEAERLLRPIRGAADVAAERVKGGSFLEISLRPEAAGLYGLTPATINDVIESAIGGESAGTVVQGRERFPITVRYMQDFRGSVEELRSLPVPVPIPIRAGATLLTSQAGAGASVTSSDATTEMGSGMGTSSSAGQDNTGLTSGGSLAASQASQSNLLSPPPISRIQYVPLGALASVEIKDGPAMVSSENGLLRSIVYLNVRSRDMGSFVSEAKSVLTKGLQLPVGYTLSWSGEYEQQQHAASQLRLLIPLVFFVIFLLLYVTLKDFKEAGVVMLSVPFALIGGVFLIAVLGMNWSVAVWVGFIALYGIATETGVVMVVYLHEALDKKLIIKEGSMTVKDIYDATIEGAVLRLRPKLMTVATAMLGLVPILFSTGTGSDVMKPIAAPMVGGMLTSAIHVLIVTPIIFYVLKVRALHKGTLRKSEISGWMHH, from the coding sequence ATGGTCGAACGCATTGTTGATTGGAGTGCACGGCATCGCCTGTTCATCATTGCCGTCTTCCTCCTCGTGTCGGTAGTCGGCGCATGGGCAATCGCCACAACGCCGCTCGATGCCATTCCCGATCTTTCGGAGAATCAGGTCATCGTGTTCTCAGAGTACATGGGCCGCTCGCCGCAGATCGTCGAAGATCAGGTGACCTTTCCACTCGTCACCGCGCTCCAAGGCCTGCCCAGCATCAAGGCCGTTCGTGCGACTTCGATGTTCGGCATGAGTTTCATCTATCTGATTTTTGAGGATAACGTCGACCCATATTGGGCGCGAAGTCGCGTCCTCGAAAAGCTTGCGACCGTTCAGGCCAGTTTGCCGGCTGGTACGAAAACGCAACTTGGTCCCGATGGCACCGGCGTCGGCCACGTCTTCTGGTACACGGTGGAAGGGAAAGGATATGATCTCGGAACGCTGCGCGCGCTCCAGGACTGGTTCATCAAGCCCCAACTGCAGTCGGTTGAAGGTGTTGCGGAAATTGCCTCTGTTGGTGGATATGTGCGCGAGTATCAGATCAATCTCGATCCCCTCAAAATGCAGCTCTACGATGTCACACTCGATGACATTACGCGCGCCGTAACTCGCTCGAACAATGCCGTTGGCGGACGTATCATCGAAGTGAATGGACGTGAGAGTTTCGTACGCGGTCAAGGATACTTCACCAGCGCAAGCGACTTTCGAGCGGTAAATGTCGCCACGCGCAATGGCGTAGCCATCCCTCTATCGAATGTGGCGGACATAACGATCGGCGCCGCTCCGCGTCGGGGGTCGCTCGATAAGAATGGAACTGGCGAAGTAACCGGCGGCATCGTCGTCATGCGGACTGGCGAGAACGCCAAAGACGTGATCGACCGTGTGAAATCGCGTATTGCCGAGGTTGCGCCCGGCTTACCAACAGGAGTAAAGATAGAGACGGCGTACGATCGCTCCGAACTGATTGAAGCTTCTGTCGCAACACTCGAGCACACGCTGATCGAAGAAGCTATCATTGTTTCCATCATCATCCTCATCTTCCTATTCCACTTTCCAAGCGCCTTGCGAATTGTTATCGAGATACCGGTTTCGGTTCTCATTGCGTTCATTCTGATGCGGGCCTTCGGCATCACGTCCAACGTCATGTCGCTGGGTGGCATCGCCATTGGGATTGGAATCCTGGTCGATGCATCTATTGTGCTGCTCGAGAATGCTCATCGTCATCTTTCGGATGCCCAAACAAATAAAGAGCGCGATGGCACTGAGTATGACTATCGTGATGTCGTTATTCACAGTGCGCAACAAGTAGCGCGACCGATCTTCTTTTCCATTATTATCATCGTCGTCAGTTTCCTCCCCGTATTTCTGCTCACAGGACAAGAAGGCAAGCTCTTTCATCCGCTAGCATTTACAAAGACATTCTCCTTGCTTGGCAGCGCGCTGGTATCGATCACACTGGTGCCCGTGCTGATGACGCTTCTCATGCGCGGCAAAATGCGACCTGAAGAGAAGAACCCAGTGTCGCGTTTGGCACAGAAACTCTACCTGCCCACACTCGCATGGGCGCTCAAACACAAGAAGACTGCAATTGCTGTTAATGCTCTGGCGCTGGCCGTCGCAATTCCAATCGCGCTCGGTCTCGGCAGCGAGTTCATGCCACCGCTCGATGAGGGCAGTCTGCTATTCATGCCGCTGCTGGTGCCAAGCACCTCGATGTCCCAAGCCACTTGCATCCTGCAAGCGCAGGATGCAATCATCAAGAGCTATCCGGAAGTCGAGCAGGTTCTCGGCAAAGTGGGTAAAGCAGAGACTGCGACCGATCCCGCTCCACAGTCAATGATCGAGACGATTATCCTGCTCAAGCCTCGTGCACAATGGCGCCCTGGAATCACCAAGGATAAGATCGTCGATGACCTCAACCGCAACCTCCGCATGCCGGGCGTGGCACTCGGATGGACACAACCAATCATCAATCGGATCAATATGCTCACGACGGGCGTGCGAACCGATCTTGGGGTCAAGTTTTTCGGAAGCAATCTGGATACGCTCGATCGCCTCGCCTCTGAAGCCGAACGATTGCTTCGACCAATCCGCGGCGCGGCGGATGTAGCAGCAGAGCGAGTCAAAGGTGGATCGTTTTTGGAAATCAGTTTAAGGCCGGAAGCCGCGGGGCTGTACGGGCTGACGCCGGCTACCATCAACGACGTAATCGAGAGTGCGATTGGTGGCGAGAGTGCCGGAACAGTCGTGCAAGGCCGCGAGCGATTCCCAATCACCGTGCGCTATATGCAGGACTTTCGCGGGTCGGTTGAGGAATTGCGATCGCTGCCAGTCCCAGTCCCAATCCCGATCAGAGCGGGAGCAACGTTGTTGACAAGTCAAGCAGGCGCAGGAGCATCGGTCACGTCGAGCGACGCGACAACCGAAATGGGCAGCGGAATGGGAACATCCAGCTCTGCCGGACAGGATAACACCGGATTGACCTCAGGCGGCTCACTTGCCGCCTCTCAAGCCTCGCAGTCAAATCTACTTTCGCCGCCTCCGATCTCACGAATCCAGTACGTTCCGCTCGGAGCATTGGCAAGCGTGGAGATCAAGGATGGTCCCGCTATGGTCTCGAGCGAGAATGGCCTCCTGCGTTCGATTGTCTATCTCAATGTCCGCAGCCGCGACATGGGCAGCTTCGTTTCGGAAGCGAAATCGGTATTGACGAAGGGTTTGCAGCTTCCAGTCGGCTACACGCTTTCGTGGAGCGGGGAGTACGAACAGCAACAGCACGCGGCGTCACAGCTCCGGCTGCTGATCCCGCTTGTGTTCTTCGTAATCTTTCTTTTGCTCTACGTGACACTCAAAGATTTCAAGGAAGCGGGCGTCGTAATGCTCAGTGTCCCATTCGCGCTCATCGGTGGCGTGTTCCTCATCGCGGTTCTTGGCATGAACTGGTCTGTTGCGGTTTGGGTCGGATTTATCGCACTATATGGCATCGCGACGGAGACCGGAGTGGTCATGGTCGTGTACCTGCACGAGGCGCTGGATAAGAAGCTAATTATAAAGGAAGGATCGATGACCGTTAAGGACATATATGATGCTACGATTGAAGGCGCGGTGCTCCGGCTTCGTCCGAAGCTCATGACCGTCGCAACCGCGATGCTCGGGCTCGTTCCCATTCTGTTCTCGACCGGGACTGGCTCCGACGTAATGAAACCAATTGCTGCACCGATGGTCGGCGGCATGCTAACAAGTGCAATTCACGTGCTGATCGTCACACCAATCATTTTCTATGTTCTTAAGGTGCGTGCACTTCACAAAGGAACACTTCGTAAGAGCGAGATCTCCGGCTGGATGCACCATTAG
- a CDS encoding HD domain-containing protein — MAQTQYKDNSILDGSMKLVLQRVQEFATSKIASLHPGYRYHCVEHTAMVVEYARVIAEATRLSDAETSILLIAAWLHDVGFDMIYIGHEEESCKFAREVLAREVSSEIIADVEEGIRATEIPQRPTGRIAQVLCDADLFYLGTDLLLPWSDRLREEHLHALGREYTDLEWLDINIQFIRSHTFFTDYAREQAGPGLADNLQMLETMRMLLIENRAL, encoded by the coding sequence ATGGCGCAGACACAGTACAAAGATAACTCCATTCTGGATGGAAGTATGAAACTGGTCCTTCAACGGGTCCAGGAATTTGCGACCAGCAAGATCGCTTCGCTACATCCCGGTTATCGGTATCATTGCGTAGAGCATACCGCAATGGTGGTCGAGTATGCTCGCGTGATTGCAGAGGCTACCCGTCTTTCTGACGCTGAGACTTCCATTCTTCTGATCGCCGCGTGGCTCCATGATGTCGGCTTCGACATGATCTATATTGGTCATGAGGAAGAAAGCTGCAAGTTTGCACGGGAAGTACTCGCGCGAGAGGTCAGCAGCGAAATCATTGCGGATGTGGAGGAAGGCATCCGCGCAACCGAAATTCCGCAGCGGCCTACCGGCCGTATCGCGCAAGTACTCTGCGATGCAGACCTCTTTTATCTTGGTACTGATCTACTCTTGCCATGGAGCGACCGACTCCGTGAAGAGCACCTCCATGCGCTGGGCCGTGAATATACCGATCTCGAATGGCTTGATATTAATATCCAGTTCATTCGGAGCCATACGTTTTTCACCGATTACGCAAGGGAGCAAGCAGGGCCGGGGCTTGCCGATAATCTCCAAATGCTCGAAACCATGAGGATGCTGCTCATCGAGAACCGTGCGCTCTAA